A window of Kwoniella pini CBS 10737 chromosome 9, complete sequence genomic DNA:
CTTCTTTCTGAAGAAAAAGCGGTAGGAGCACCAGGTATATGATTGTTGGAGAATGTCTCACTTTCACAAGGTCATACCATTGATCAAACGAACAAGTATCCGAAAACGTCTTTCTGCTTGTTGTCTATCTTCATGTGAATAGCACAGACCTTTGTTCATTCTACAAGTGGAAGTCAGAATTTACGCTTAATAGTCTACGaagaaaagcaaaaagTACGGAGAAAAAAAGCCATATGACATAATTAACGTAATTCGCCAAGAATAACAAAAAGATACTCTTCTATAAAGTGCACTAGAACAAAAGAACATGGATTAATTCTCGCAAGTTTAACGCATGATGCATAGGTTTCAATCGGATCGGAATTTACCTTGACCGAGAAGCTGGAACATCTGTCCTATACTCTCCGTCACCTCGGTTCTCTCAGatcgaagatgaaagaagggTATAAATCCCATCACGTTTTCACCTTATTCGTTCCTCAATTATATCGATCGTAAATCTTTTCATGATGAAATACTCCGCTCTCACAGCGTGTATTATGAATGTCTCGTCAGTTAGGGACAAGAGGTCGGAATGTGGTAGCGGTTACATCCGGATTTGACTTACTATTGGCCGTTAACAGGGGTAACGTGGAATAGCCTGGAAGTCGCGATGCCTAATCCCCCACGTTGGCTCGCAGAAAGCATAAGAACAAAGAGAACAGCATGATCATCTTCCGACTATGTCTCAGTCGAAATGTCGTCCGTTGCAGTCAAACCCGACGAGGGGAGAACAACGACcatcaattccaaattcGGGCAATTTCTCTCCCagtaaaaaaattagagTTAATTGTCTATTGTTCTTTTTTAGATGGCCCTGAAAATCCGGAAAATCCGGTAACCAGGAACGACATCCCAATATTTCGGCTTGGGTGTACTTCCTtgtattgaagaaggtgggAATGTTGGAATCGGCCTAAATCGCTCAATTATGCATCACTTCGTCATCAATGTATACTCCTCATGCCGAAATAAGCCATGTTTCTCagaatgaaagaaagacATTGTTCGACTTTACCATTGATACATAGTCTCGGAATATAAATACCTATTATTCTTCAGTTCGAAAATATTTAATACGGGCTAAATGGTTATCTAATATACGTCCGAAGTAACGAAACGACTACTTGCTTTGCCGCTGAAGGATATCCATGAAACACAGCCATACTCGGTTGCTGGCACTCTATCGCTACAATCTCATTCATCGGCTACGCAACGGAGCCACTGCATATACAGGCATATCAGGTCAATTGCTACATGACGTAAGATTATACTGAAAAAGAACGATCCACCAATCCTGATACTACATGAAATGGTAAACAAAGGAGTCCTGCTACACTAATGTTAATAAGATATATTGTGTATCTTACTTTATACTGAAAGCTTTGTGAAGTAATCAAGACCAATAAATCTAAAGGCAGGGTGATGAGATTTAGAGGTGAAGGTAATCTCGGTCCTTTGAGAAGATCATAATCTTCCAAACCAGAGTTTTCCAAGAGCTGTCCATCGGCTTCTTCAGCATGGCTATCACTTGATCTATTACGATCATCGTTTGTCAATGTCTCCCATTTATATTGCTTCACTGCACTTGTAAATGCCTGTCTAGCTTGTCTAGCAACTACTAATCCATATTCTTTTTCCCAAtaatcaccttcttttatAGCTCCTTTCCAACGTTTcgcaatttcttcatcccAATTCTCACGTGGTATCATCGTTGCTCTAGCCGCTGATAGTATGATAGAGAATATGAATAGTATTGAAAGAGTGATGAATATCATTAAACGAGCTTGAAAAGGTGATATACCAACTTCTATTGGTTCTTCTTCGATTGaaatatcttcaacaaaGGTCCAATTTGAGCTTCGATCAACATTATCGGTGGTTGTGGGAAGTGATGTAGAAGACAGTAAAATCTGGctgaaatgataaaatcCCCTGAATATATCTCCATTCATTGACCAACTGAATAATAAGAATAAGCCAAGCACTAAAGGCATGATTAATCCtgctgatttgattgttcGAATAAGGATTCGTCGAAGAAGTATAGAAAGAGGTAATAACCCTTTAACAAGGATTGGTATAGAAGGAGCCCTGGGGAGGACAAGGGAGAATGTCAACGTTGGTATTGACAGTAACAGCATGCTGTatgatatttgatgaaatgaggGAAATAGCGATAGAAGGAATGTCAAATATATGGGTAAAAGGAGGACTCGCTGCAGTGCCGGAGTTGAAGGACGAAATGACTGTATTATCTGTATGTTAGCTATTGGAACTAACATGTTGCGATCTGTAGGGAGGCACATACGTTTAGCAAGCTGGATCCGGCACATATTAACCACCAGACCTCTTTGAAACTGAACTTCGGACCGCTATTCTCCAGGTCGTAAGGCGAAATCTTGCCCTTAGGGAATAAAGCTATGCTCAAGCTTAAGCCGTAGAGTATCAGGAATGACAAAAGGTGCAAGAGATGTAACCGTCTATACAGCCACAGTGTCAGCTGCGGTCGGTTTTAATAGTATGATCTATCTGTGATATGCACGTACGAGGGAGCAACAATACGCCCTATCTTTCTAAACCACCTGGAGGCGGTCAAGCTATTATTGGTGCTGGTAGTAGCTGATCCGTAAGACCATGTGTTATTGAGAACATAGCGTACAGTGGGATGAGATAAGAATGACGAAGGTGTATGTGTGATATAAGGAGGTACAAGTAAATCGACAGCTATGTCACACAACAACCTAGTCAGTGATAGTCTTCTGACGGAGAGGTCAAATGGGGTGAACATACCATTAAGCCATTTATCATCACCTTTCTTGACTTTCCACCTTTTCCAAAATGTCACTTGCaaatcttcatcgtcatttTCCTGTACTTGCTCATTCTCATGAGACTCGTAGCCGCATCCATGATCTAACAGGTCttcaatcttatcattTAATCTCTCCCTAACTCTCCTTCCTATTTCAGAATCCGCTATTCTAGATCTAATTGAAATTCGCTTAATATCCTTAAGTGGATTTAACAAGTATAAAGCATATAAGTGAATCGCCAATTCCGCTTGACCGCATGCTGAAGTTGTAGATGTGGATGTGgtggatgaagaggatttgAGATGAGATATCAGTTGatttgcttcttcttctaacGTCAAGTCCGGTTCAACTTTCGTTGTTGGCGATTTTACGACATGACTTGGTCCTGCTTCAGCAGTTAGTGATGCCAGGAGTGGTGTACGCTCTGACAGACTCATTTGGCATCATCTTACGCAAGAAGTCAAATTCAAGCACAATATGAACGATGCAATAAATGAAGAACAAGGCATTGTCATCCAAGGGAACGCCAACGTAGTGGACGGTTTAAGTGGAGGTTCATCCTACACCAAATATCATTGTCACTATACAGCATCTCACTGTCATTGCAACGTGCGTTCGAAGATTCTGAAACTGATAATGCTGTCACTGCAACTGCCTTAAAACGAAAGGAGATACAACGGTGTTCTGACCGAACTTAGACGAAACAAATCCAGATAATGTTGTCTCTCCATCTAATACTTCAAAGATACCGGTATTCCCCCATGTATCGATAGTAGCATTCGCATTCTGAACCCAGATCATACGCTAATTCGTGATAATGCTATGCATCAAAGTATACATTGCTCCCTCAAACCCATAATAGCATCTTAGAATTTAGCGAAACCCTTAGCAGCCTTGTTCTTGGATACTCGGAGAACGTTGAATCGGACGGTTTTGGAGAGAGGTCGACATTGTCCTATGAACACATTCAATACAATCAgtcaaatcattcattcgtatacttcttttccaaattttaATATAGACACTCACCAACGGTAACTTGGTCACCTTGTTCAACTCGGAAAGCTGGAGAACAATGGGCAGCAAGGTTCTTGTGTCGTTTTTCGTATCGTCGGTATTTAGGGATGAAGTGCAAGTATTCTCTTCGGATGATAATGGTGTTGGTCATCTTGGTAGAGTGAACAGTACCAGTTAAAATCCTTCCTCTGATAGAAACGTCACCGGTGAAAGGACATTTCTTGTCAATGTAAGTACCGTTGATGGCCTCTGCAAAGTTTTCCAAATAACAATTAGCAATACACTCAACCATGGCATGGCGGCTTTGATAGCGTGCTCTGATTATCAATGAGAGATATGACCTGCAAAGgtcttctttctctcaCAAACAGGTGCACCACTAACATGCCATTGAAAATCGACAGCATAACCCAACTCACCAGTTGGGGTCTTGAATCCAAGTCCAACATCTTTGTACCATCTCTTGGTCTTAGCGTTAACCCTCTTTCCACCTATTGTTTTCCAAACCCAACACGATCATGCCAAGAACACAATTTGACCGAGATTCcatcaattaataaattttccaattccatGATATCAATTTGTCGAATATAGTATAATCCATCGAATGAGCATTCCAAAAGATCATACGAAGAATGTATTGTCGTTGTCGGAGAGAAGGGATGCAAAGCGAGgcaagaaaagaagaacatcAAGTCAGCATTTCCCATTCTCATTAATCATCCTCCTAATCCTTATTTCCTTAAACTTGTTGGATGATGGAAAAGACTATAACGCACCTCTGGATTTGGCGTTTTGGAAGATGGGTTGCTTTTGGAAGGCACTTTGAGTTTGTTCGGCCATTTTGGATGTTTTGAGGGATAAGGAAAAAGGTAATATATAAACGTCGAAAACAGTTATATTGATAGCGTCGAAGGGTAGAAACTGAGCCAGTCAGAGCACTCTCAGTCCAGAGTAGCAAAGAATTGTCGAATTACAGGGAATCACCATAGTAAAAGCACATCTCACCATAcataatattgaaaaacCAATTGAACGGAGTTAAATCAAACTCCAAACGGAGTTTAGCGGAGTTTTGTCAAATTACTCTTAAATCCTCAGTGGCATTTTATGAGTTTTTCCCCATTTTCAAGATTGGCGGAGTATACCGCTTAGCTGCAACTAATCGAGGGTATAGATAGGTTTATCTCAAAACACCTTAGGGGTAAGCAAAGAACTGATGTATAACAACGCCAGACTAAATGTATCCCATCAGCGGAGAAGTGTCCGTTCCCCAGGATGCATTTCATTGACTGAGATCTACTAACGCCTCTCAAATCGCAAATACGTCCAAGTCTTCTATCGCAGCAACTTACTCCTTTCAGCGGCGATGTATACTAGGAGTAATCTGAGACTCGACTATTCTTTAGATCTGTCTCTTCTCGACTCGGTTTTGGATTGGGAAGTATATAGTAAATATTACATCAATAAAGCATCGCTGTCGATATAAATAAAGGTTGTCAACATGATAACGGCATGATCTGACAACTAATCGTTTAGCGGAGAAGACCGCTATCTTCGCATCGGATCCGATTATAAGGACAAAATCAATGACGTTGTGGAGAATTGACGGCATAcatttaacttttttatCGTTGGATTGTTTTACTTTGTCTACTTCgtcaaaaatcatcaacaacgaCTACAGGATTTTAGAGTGAGATGTCGAAGCGATTGAACAAGAGACAGCAAAGGGAGCTAGAAGAGCTAGAAGCTTTAAAAGCTGCTACTCCGATTGCTCCAGCTGAAAAcgaaagtgaagaagaacaagatgaggaggtggaggaaaAAGGAGGTAGTGCGCCCGTCAATGCATTTGCAGCTGTAAGTTGAATAGTCGAGACGAGGCAAGCGACTCATAAATGAAATATAGcttgaaggagatgaagatgatgtagaagacgaagaggaggaagaggaagatacTCCTTTGGCTCCTGCGAAAAAAGTGAGATTACTGTTAGCTTTCTTGGGAGTAATTAAAACTTGAGCTGACCTTATACATAGAgcaagaaaaagaagaataagaagaagaagaccGCCGCTTCGGCTTTGAAGGAAGAAAGCAGTACGCCGGCAACACCGGATACAGGGACACCTTCGAAAGgagggaagaagaagaagaagaaatcagaTCCATTTGCAGGAAtggatgaagttgatagAGCATTGGCAGAGTTGAAATTACAGTATGTAATGAGAGTTGTAAAGGACTTCCGCAAGGACGACTAGCTGATCTTGTTGATAACAGGTACGGTGAAAACCAATTATCTGAAGCTGGCCCATCACGAGCAGTAGATTCAACCGAGACTAGATCAGCTATGGCTTTCAGGTAAGCTTGTCTAATATAGATGCAGACGGGCCACATCTAACCAATTTACGTCTTCAGAAATCTTTTATCAGTCGATCCAAAGAATTTAGATGCGGATGCAGAATTGAGACGTTTCTTCGGATCAAAAGTGGTACGACCAATCTCAGGACTAAATGACATGAAATCGAAGCTTACAAGTCTTGACACGTTCAGATTGCATCATCAGCAACGTCCGGATCAAACCGTCATCGACCTGGAGTGTCACAGAAATTACGGTatacaatatcaaaacCCAAACCCACTTATCCGCCTGCTACTTCTTTAGCAGGGCTTGTCATGCGAGAGATGTTAGACAACGAGGTCGAAGAATTATACGAAAGAAGAGGGAGGGAAAGGAtagataaaggtgaaaaatgGTTTACCTTTGAGCATACTGGACCATGGAGGGAAATCCAGAGGCAATTCATGGGTGCTGTAAAGTCTCATGGTGAGTCTCTGCTAATTATCAGCACATATCGGATGGGCAGATAACCTATGATCGACAGACCCGAATGAATTGATGGCTCTTCTACAAGTTTATCCTTGGCATGTAGATACTTTATTGCAGATGAGCGAGGTATATAGGCTTCAGTCTGGTGAGTTCAGTTCTCATCACTATTGGGATCTTTACTTATGGTAACGGTAGACATCGGTGCTGCATCGGATTTTGCGGAACGAGCGCTATATGCTTTCGATCGATGTCTTATGCCTTCTTTTAGCGTCTCGACGGGAGCATCAAGGTTGGACTTTGACAGAGTAGAGAATAGACCAATGTTCACTGCTTTGCATCGTATAATATCGTCAGTCGAGTTGTCCATATAATCTAGACTCCGGCTGATCCTGCTTGATAGGTATTTGGGAAGGAGGGGATGTTGGGTGACAACCTTTAATTTTGCTAAATTATTGTATGCTTTGGATCCCGAAGTAAGTATAGCTAGGTGTTTTGTGTAGTCGATCGATATTGTGGCTAACAAAGTCTCCATGACGATTAGGGTGATCCTCATGGTGCTGTATTCTGGCTTGATTTCCTTTCTGTCAAATCGAATAACGGACCATGGCTTTTATCGATGCTGGAGCAAGGCGATACTTCTCCTGCAGCTGCCAATTGGTATGCATATCCTGGTATGGCTTACGCCAAGGCTTTAGCTTTACGgcaagaggaagaaagcaGCAAGAGCAAGGTAAGCTCTTCCCTTGACTGTCAAGCGAGGAACCGCTAATACGGTATCTTAGGATCATACGAGGAGCGATGGAGCATTACAAGAAGCGATAACGGATTTCCCTCAAGTAGTTACCTTATTGGCGGATAAGATTGGCGCGAGTCTACCTGAAGGAGCGAGGAGTAATCCTTTATTGCAAGTTGAAGCTGGATATAGGTGAGCTAGCGTTCGTTCAATACGCACAAGAGCACCTCAACTAATGTTCTTGTCCTCCAGTGATACACCTACAAAtgtaattcatcttttagCACATATTTACGTATCGCGTTCAGAAGCATTAtggaaagatgaaaagcGAATCAAATGGTTCTCTAAACAAGTAGCAGAAGCAATACCAAAACTTAATGAAACTTCAGCAAAAGAAGCAAGAGATGATGCTTTAGCTTTAATTCAATCACCTCGTGATCcattagatgaagaaattgatgtaCCAATATACATTTGTCGACATATTTTATGTTCagaatcaacaaattttTTAGGTTTTTTACCAACTTCAATAAGTTCcaaaaattttaattcatttgatcctttacctcctaCAACATCAACTAGTATTTATGATAATTCTTATTTTTCAGGATTAAGATCTActaattcaacaacaagaaatggaaatggaaatggaaatggaagagatggaggtttgatgatggatttaattaatcaaGTTTTTAATATTGCACAAAGAAATCCTGAAAATTATAGAGAACGTATAGAAGATTTATGGAGAAATACAATAGGTAGAATAGAAAATCGAAATTATCCTAGAgatcaacttgatcatGTTTTACAAGGTGTTAGTGtattttcagctttttgCCATGTTGAAGAGCTTGAAAGCTAATTTGATATGGTTTTATTAGTTATTACAAATGGCTGGAGATGTCGTTAATGGTGGAGGTGTTGGTGGTGTGGCACAGAATGAAGGACatgaagatggtggaaTGCCGGGTGGATTTCCGGAATAAATGAGTAGGCCTGTCACACTCCTCGTAGTAGCCTTTGAAAACCTACAGTATCATTAGCATGTATTTATGCATTGAATATAGCATGTCGTGTCATCTTGTAGTTGAACTTGATTCCATGTAAAGAGGAGATTAAATCACGTGACAGTAGACCTACGTACCTTAAGTTAGGGATCTCCGGATCTAGACGATGTAAATACATTTACAATGACGATCTTTAGATGATATAGTTCATCCAAGtctttcaatattatcaattttaatctAGCTCTAATCTAGTCAAGTTCTCCTTATCTCGACGTAGTTCGTACAAAATACACTCTTCAAGATGAGTTCAGCTTATGGTGATGCTTATGCAGTAAAAATGACTTCAGGTGTATTAGTAACATGGTaagttttaaatttaaatctcTATCCTTTTTAaatatattttaaaatttgaatgaattggatccttttcttttcttccaaaaaaaagaaaaaacgTCAAGAATAAAATGTTTTAAGAATAATTTAAGattaatttatataatttgtaatttctAGTGATTCAGCAGCAAAACAAATTTTATTACATCTTGATTCATCTCGTGAAGGCCTTTATAAATTTATGATACGTGATGGTAAGTGATTTGTTATTTTTGAGTTGAAATAGAATTCCGAactgatttgatttcttttttctttttttcaaatactTATTTGGTTTTTCCTCTGAAAAATAGTTGATGAAACtcatttaataattaaaaGGGAATATgtagatgaaattaaagaattattacaagatgaagtgagtttttttttagagtttttttatttttcaatGTCTTACATTAAataaaaagtaaaaagaaataaacaaattgaaattaatacTGATTATTGtatgaaatatcattagTTGGAAAAAAATACTTATATACAAGATCCAAATTTGTGATTTTAAATATTCAGATTCATTGATTGTCATTGGTTGTCATTTATCAAGATACGATATTACATATACTCTTCAATATATAAATACCTAGCATTTCATATACCCCAATGTATCGATTTCATTCATGACATACATACAACTCATACAGATTCATCGTTCATCGCTTTATCTTTCATcctatcaaatcaaatcacgGCTCTTTTTTTACTGGAAAAGGGCTCTCTCCACCACTTGTAGCAGTATGATATTCTCCTTCAGttgattcaccttcagTCGAAGTAGAGCTCTCACGATAAGATGACCTATCATCGGTTCGTATTTGAGTAGGAGTGGTTGATGGTAGAGCAGGATATATGGAATTT
This region includes:
- a CDS encoding 40S ribosomal protein S11, with the translated sequence MAEQTQSAFQKQPIFQNAKSRGGKRVNAKTKRWYKDVGLGFKTPTEAINGTYIDKKCPFTGDVSIRGRILTGTVHSTKMTNTIIIRREYLHFIPKYRRYEKRHKNLAAHCSPAFRVEQGDQVTVGQCRPLSKTVRFNVLRVSKNKAAKGFAKF